The following proteins come from a genomic window of Ochotona princeps isolate mOchPri1 chromosome 14, mOchPri1.hap1, whole genome shotgun sequence:
- the LOC101522499 gene encoding olfactory receptor 1J4-like translates to MRSDNHSSMSEFLLLGLPIRPEQQGVFFALFLGMYLTTVLGNLLIILLIRLDSRLHTPMYFFLSHLAFSDVAFSSVTVPKMLMSMQTQDQSIPYAGCITQMYFFIFFTDLDNFLLTAMAYDRYVAICHPLHYTTILREELCALLVAVSWILSWASALSHTLLLAQLSFCADNTISHFFCDLAALLKLSCSDTSLNELVIFTVGVAVITLPLICILVSYGCIGATILKVPSAKGICKALSTCGSHLSVVSLYYGTIIGLYFFPSSSASCDKGTIASVMYTVVTPLLNPFIYCLRNRDMKRALEKLLHKAMISSQ, encoded by the coding sequence ATGAGGAGTGACAACCACAGCAGTATGTCGGAGTTCCTTCTCCTGGGGCTCCCCATTCGCCCAGAGCAGCAGGGCGTGTTCTTTGCTCTGTTCCTGGGCATGTACCTAACCACGGTGCTGGGGAACCTGCTCATCATCCTGCTCATCAGGTTGGACTCACGCCTCCAcacccccatgtacttcttcctcagcCACTTGGCCTTCTCTGACGTTGCCTTCTCTTCTGTCACTGTCCCGAAGATGTTAATGAGCATGCAAACTCAGGATCAGTCTATCCCCTATGCAGGATGTATAACACAgatgtattttttcatattttttactgATCTGGACAATTTTCTTCTCACTGCAATGGCATATGACAGATAtgtggccatctgtcaccccctCCACTACACAACCATCCTGAGAGAGGAGCTGTGTGCCTTGCTAGTAGCTGTGTCCTGGATCCTCTCTTGGGCCAGTGCCCTGTCTCACACCcttctcctggcccagctgtCCTTTTGTGCTGACAACACCATCTCCCATTTCTtctgtgacctggctgctctactcaaACTCTCTTGCTCAGACACCTCCCTTAATGAGCTGGTCATCTTCACAGTGGGTGTGGCAGTCATTACGCTGCCACTAATATGCATCCTGGTTTCTTATGGCTGCATTGGGGCCACCATCTTGAAAGTTCCATCTGCCAAAGGGATCTGCAAAGCCTTGTCTACATGTGGCTCCCACCTCTCTGTGGTGTCTCTGTATTATGGCACAATTATTGGTCTCTACTTTTTCCCCTCCTCTAGTGCCTCCTGTGACAAGGGCACCATTGCCTCGGTGATGTACACAGTGGTCACCCCATTGCTGAATCCCTTCATATACTGCTTAAGGAACAGGGACATGAAAAGGGCTCTGGAGAAGCTCTTGCACAAGGCAATGATCTCATCTCAATGA